The nucleotide window ATAATGCCTTGATGATTACAATCTTCACTCCATTTGCCATTTCTTCACCTATGCTTTAGCATATATTTTGACatgaaaatcatatttttattatGGTACTTAGTACTATGTGCAAAAATCTCTCTCCATATGTGGATCatatcatatgtatatatatgtatactaaCCAGGTAAGGCAATAAAGGCATCTGACTGTCTAGCCATCTCTGCCTTCCTTTGGTGCATATCAGCAACTGCCTTCACTTCCCCTACTGTTTCTCCTGTTATCTGCATCAAATGCAATCAAGTTCATCAGagactcacacacacacacaataaaTATGTGGACAGTGGACTTcatcatgtaaaaaaaaagaagaagaccaaGTGTAAGAATCTTGCAAGTTGGCATATAAGGTTATTGGAGAGGGACAAAAGACATTGATGGAGCAAGTTCATGCAGAATCCCAATGTGAAAATTGAGGACAAGATTCATAAGATCCCATGCAAGAAATACAGAAGAGACAAGTGTGTGAAATTCATATTTAAAGATAACTAAAGTGAGGTAGAAATTCATGCAAAAGGAGCTACCACATGAATATCTAAAAGATccacaataaaaaagaaaaataaaagcaaacaagattatgcatatataaatatataatgaaattaagGATATGTAGTTATGTACCTCTCTTGGCATGAGTGTCTTGGGGATAACTCTGCAGACAATAACAAGACAAAAATTACTAAATTAGTAAAGAAGGATGAAGAACAAACCAAATCCTATCCAAGAAATTCATTGGTTATCTAATATGCAAAAAATTAAAGAAGCagataaaattgaagaaaagaaaagagaaattgagATAAGATTCTTACCCAATAACATGGCGGCCACCATCATATACAGCTTGAGAAATCAAACCCATCAACCCTATGCTCCCTCCTCCATAAACCAAATCAATATTTCTTGAAAcctgaaagagaaaaaaagaaaggaaatattAGCTCATTCAGACAAATTGTGCAGTAAACCAAGTTCACTGAAAATGAATTCCAAGTTCTGCTTTCATTAAGCACCCAATAAATCACATTTTACTTTCAAGAAATTCCCTGGTAGATTCTTCTACAATACCCCATTTTTGCCACATCTTGCTCctaaataatattttgattggttGGAAATTAATGTTCTTTCTCAGCATAAAAAAAGCAGAGTTCACTTATGAACCAAGAAACAGAGCCAGTAATGGCAGAAATCCCACAAAGCAAAAAAAGCACAAACCAaccaaattaaaagaaaacccagaacgagaaatcaacaaaatcacaaaaagaaTAATAAGATTAATTGAAAACAGATTTAAGAATTCGAAACAGAGCCGAAAGACCAGACAAAGAGCAAAACAGAGAGGCAGTACCAACTCCTTTCCAAGCTCAACAGCAGCATCTTTATAGCTACTCTTCTTCCCTGGACTACTCCCACAAAACACACAGATCCTCTTAAACTTGGATTGCTtcatttccttctctctctccatctctctcagACTCACACACTTTTCTTAAAACCTATTCGCTAGTATTATATCCTCTGTTTCAGACCTCCACTGTTTGACAATTGGAGAGTGGTTCTAGTGTCGTTGGTCGGCTGTCCATATATATAACGGTTCGCACAGGCGAGCGCACATTAGCACGAGTACGTCCCTCACTCTGTAAATCCATCCATATATACCTTTAAAAACAGAGTACAGACAGTGATAGTCTATGATTGCGTCACTCAATTAGCCCACTTAACCCACCAATGAAATTGCCTTCACCATTTGTGCTCTATAGACGTCATGCTCAATTTACTAATCAAAAACGCGTGAAAGAAAGCATTGAGCTTTTTACATATTAGTCCCTCAAATCTTAATTATTGTGAGTTTAATCTTCACATTTTGGTCTAATTGGAAGTCGGGACTGCTTGCTAGTTTTGGTAGTTGGTACGgtaaagaaaatatgaaaaggtttgattttttttttaaaaattagaaccACGTCGTAtaaatttgttctttgaaaatttgatatgTGCTTAAAACTTATGTTGTCCGGTAGCATGACTACAAGAGTATTACTTCCACTGAAAATCTAATTTATGACCTCTCGAAGTCGTACGGTTTGACCTAAAAAAATTCACCGACTAAGTCATCATCTAAGTGGTTTGATTGTTGACTGTGCAACAAAACTTATGGTGACTTCTTGTAAAATTGGTAAAATAAGCTTTCacaatcaataattttttaaacttggtATCCTTCACACTTGGTTACATAAGAAAGTAAAATTGAAAGCCCTCTTTCTCAATAAatcgagaaaaaaaatagttgtcTTTTCTTGCACTCTTTGTCATCAAGCTTAGAATGACTAAAATCTGGCGGtggaataatttatttttaaaaaattattttggagAGTTTGCATCaactagttatatatatatatatatatatagtgagttAATTACTAGTATTGTATGAAATTCAGTGCTCTGAAAGCATCATCCTTGTTTGTTTAAGTTATAGAGACATAATGCAGAAGAGAATGTAATGAAGTTATATGCAAGGGTAATTGACCCATCTTTACAATGTACCCCCAACTGCCTTCACTCACAAGACATAACTCAACTGTTGTATGCATAGGaaacattttataattttattacaaaaaCCAACAAATTCTTTCCATTCGCTCTCTCACTCTCAGCTGGAACCAACCACGTTGTCCCAAACCCCACTATTTCGtgctcaatatatatatattttttatcctATTACTAGCTAGTAATATAATTTACTCACTGTATTTTAGGAAACAACAATTAACTCTCTAACCCAAATTTGACTATCATTATAAGATATCATCCGTATTCCCAAGCCCAACTCATCACCAAGCCTTTTAGAACCTTCTAAAACTCACGTCTTTAAAACACATCTTACTAAGTTAAGGAAATCGTGGACTTATATCATATCCattaaatatttgttttcatCTCATCTTGATATGATCAAGACCTGGTCAAGATGAGTGTAATTTCGTCAACGGTActgtttatttttttgactGGGAATCCATATCATGGCTTCATTTCCTTCCACACTTATCCGTGCATCGAGAGTCGAGACCTAATATGCGCCTTCATCTTCTTAtgttttgcttttgatggagtTGCTATTGTGGGTTCATttgattatttctttctttttctatttatgTTGGTGGTGGAAGGAAAAAAGGTGTTCAAATGTATATGCCTAGCTCCTTTGAATCATCACCAACTGAGCCATTTTTTTTCAACGAACAATGATGTTTAAACTCTCCTTTTCTATGTGGTCACAGCAAAAAACATGCCGAAATTTGGTGGTTTTCCAGTCCACCCAAATGAAACAAGCAGATCATCATGATATCTGAAAAGGGTCATGcataatgtgtatatatatatatataataatatataatgttCAGTGAATGTGCTTTTATAAGCAACGTGCATCTTTGAAGAAAACCTTGAACCTAGCTACAATATTattcatacatatatgtatttttcttcttctagctattttatatatatttatatatttggaaaAGAAATGCAATGCGTCTCCTTTGACTGACACGTATAAGACCAGCAGGAAAGCCAAACATTGAAGACATAAACATGTGCCACTTTCTGCTTATGTTCGTGCATTTGTTGCTCTCTATCTTCCTATGTATCTTCTCTTAAGTGGAGCATAATGGGGAATACTGTTGGAcatgaattttattctagggtataaagaacactgtctattccatctgcaacagatccaagttgtactgtgatctcagtgattgcttcgtgcaatttatctgggtcatgagtacttgcttgtctgccccatgacatatatcgaacaccttgtatggcatactttgaaaccataaattgtcttttgtagtcttgaactttgtcggttgcttttttaagtctccttttggtttccctcaaagcttcttgtagagattcgatggttttctggggatcgtcctcgtatacgtcttcccttatagtggagaggttgaatctgggatcatttccaccttcatcttttttagaagtagaaccttcatcagttctagacctttttacaggtggagagttaggagtatccatccttgaagatttcttgaggaagatattgatTTCTgttgattcttacttttgaatatttatacgaatggaatatgaaggaagtgttggaccaagacttactgtctaggtcaacattgtgtttttgatgattgtgtatgattgtatactaaaatgtgtgtgagcatgcttgacttgaacatatcctaaaatgctagaaaacatgcttaaatggttatttggttaattgtttaatatcttaattgtgcatatacacttaaatgaaggcttatgcatatctctatgtgaatttgatatctatatatttttgagatagtgctggaaattaagttttgaaaacaaacatacatggactaagttagggcattaatcttctaatgatcataacttatcttaaccaacttaggtccaaattacttgaaacttgaaccacatgcacatgaaggtttaatatatgttctaggactataatcatgagaaattaagtgcatcacatatatatttggtcatatgcttaaattccgccaaaactaggttttacctaattttgtgcatatgtgttctttgtgaacgtggtgaaccaaatgaactccgatttaaatgaaatttcgtgtgcatctttgtttcatcactatgaacatatttgatttagtaaagttcaagagaaaaggtcatttacactaagtttgcaaaatgactttgaatttacacttagaatttatcggtttcactattagtgatctaattgcttggttgagtgaccaaacgatctccgattgttatgaaattttacatggacattctaatacatataaaatgatttatcatgcagtaatatgaattttctgggttgtttttctaatgtaattaacctatgcgctccatatgaagctctttgagcttacatacaattggggagttctacctcctatttccttgtaggttaatcatcattgtggtctcatatgactcagaattcagtatgctcaagtgaattgaagtccggttttcgagtatgagcttggatctctagaaaaccaagaaaaacctatgttcatcaaccttccactaaggcattttgattgatgattggaactagccttagggctgtataatatggatatattggtgctgccaaattcagagtttgaagtcaagattggagggacatgtttggtcacgtgaaggatctcttgtcttcatcaaacaagatcttgcacatgcttcctttattgaggtcaatgatcagatttttgtgagaagacaattgatgaagctaaaggacaaatgcaatggttgaaatttgtaagagatgagaaagtatattttgcaactagacaagacttagattatgaagatattcttgaagactacaagctccaacggtacactaatctatggccgagattgaattgttttgaattatgaatggatcatattacaacaagacttgaagggttaagatgatcatttaaaggtgaatccaatggttgtgcataagacaacattcttgcttgcaatttttgacttaaaagaagatcttacttgatttttggagtcaaagatggctgcaagttgctacacatttaaaaggaaattgttggagataccaatgccaagatttggtgcaagtttgatcaaatggtcaaagatgacaaaattgttggagataccaaggtcaagatttggtgcaagtttaatcaaatggtcaaagatggctgcaagtgcacatgacaactcaaatcttgcaaagctagacttggaaaataatgcaagtgcaacggctacatattgcaaggttgagatttaatgatctatccattcaatggccaagatttgcacatgtaattgaaggtcgagatttgaagatggaaaaagatccaatggtggaaatcacaagagcttggtaaattataaagaggggttcttcctcattccaacttggagaagccaaaagttacattgaagaaat belongs to Tripterygium wilfordii isolate XIE 37 chromosome 2, ASM1340144v1, whole genome shotgun sequence and includes:
- the LOC120017061 gene encoding cytokinin riboside 5'-monophosphate phosphoribohydrolase LOG1-like, whose translation is MEREKEMKQSKFKRICVFCGSSPGKKSSYKDAAVELGKELVSRNIDLVYGGGSIGLMGLISQAVYDGGRHVIGVIPKTLMPREITGETVGEVKAVADMHQRKAEMARQSDAFIALPGGYGTLEELLEVITWAQLGIHDKPVGLLNVDGYYNSLLSFIDKAVEEGFICPTARHIIVSAPTPNELVKKMEEYFPRHERVASKLSWEIEQLGCCTPKCDISR